From a region of the Candidatus Pelagibacter sp. FZCC0015 genome:
- a CDS encoding pyruvate, water dikinase regulatory protein — MSNTYQIYLISDSTGETLDRIFLALKAQFLNIEYKVHSYSFTRTENQILKILEDAKKNENSIILYTIVDNNLAKYLANTSEDKNIPCFGVLGNLILNFSKILNQKATHEPSGQHILNEEYYDRIEAIQFTMNHDDGNLINEVNKSDIILVGVSRTSKTPTSIYLANKGFKTSNIPLVNENSLPESLKKNPQMTCVVGLSTEPERLADLRKNRMNSLKETENIEYTNLENIKKEVLEAKKTFQKYKWPLIDVTRKSVEETAASIIKIHEIYLNNVK; from the coding sequence ATGAGTAATACATATCAAATATATTTAATATCTGATTCAACGGGCGAGACCTTAGACAGAATATTTTTAGCTCTGAAGGCTCAATTTTTAAACATAGAATATAAGGTTCATTCTTATTCTTTTACAAGGACAGAAAATCAAATTTTAAAAATTCTAGAAGATGCAAAAAAAAATGAGAATTCAATAATCTTATATACAATCGTAGATAACAATTTAGCCAAATACCTTGCGAACACGAGCGAGGATAAAAATATTCCATGTTTTGGCGTTTTAGGAAATTTAATTCTGAATTTTTCAAAAATATTAAATCAAAAAGCAACACACGAGCCAAGTGGTCAACATATATTGAATGAAGAGTATTATGACAGAATTGAAGCAATTCAATTTACAATGAATCATGATGATGGAAATTTAATAAACGAAGTAAACAAATCTGATATTATTCTTGTAGGCGTAAGTAGAACAAGTAAAACTCCAACATCTATTTACTTAGCCAACAAAGGTTTTAAAACGTCAAATATTCCGTTAGTAAATGAAAATTCTTTGCCAGAGTCCCTTAAAAAAAATCCACAAATGACATGTGTTGTAGGACTAAGCACAGAGCCAGAAAGATTGGCTGATTTGAGAAAAAATAGAATGAATTCTTTAAAAGAAACAGAAAATATTGAATATACAAATTTAGAAAATATTAAAAAAGAGGTCTTAGAGGCAAAAAAAACATTTCAAAAATATAAATGGCCACTTATAGACGTAACGAGAAAGTCGGTCGAAGAAACAGCGGCTTCTATAATTAAAATCCACGAAATATATTTAAACAATGTTAAATAA
- a CDS encoding protein-export chaperone SecB, whose amino-acid sequence MTEKFKILGKYIKDLSSETPDLETYLFVRDRINKYQLGIDINSKPLKNKMIEVNTKFKFEDKEENKNKSYFEIIYSTIIKVDDNIKDKQELEKIILCDVQVSIYPELENALLNLLHNSGYKNIKFEKKVDFENLYNQRFN is encoded by the coding sequence ATGACAGAAAAATTTAAAATTCTAGGAAAATATATAAAAGATTTATCAAGTGAAACGCCAGATTTAGAAACTTATTTATTCGTAAGAGATAGAATCAACAAGTATCAACTTGGCATTGATATAAACTCAAAGCCATTAAAAAATAAAATGATAGAAGTAAATACAAAATTTAAATTTGAAGATAAAGAAGAAAATAAGAATAAATCATACTTTGAAATAATATATTCTACAATAATTAAGGTTGATGATAACATTAAAGATAAGCAAGAACTTGAAAAAATAATATTATGTGATGTTCAAGTAAGTATTTATCCTGAGCTAGAAAATGCTTTATTGAATTTATTACATAATTCAGGATACAAAAATATAAAATTTGAAAAAAAAGTTGATTTTGAAAATTTATATAATCAAAGATTTAATTAA
- the aroE gene encoding shikimate dehydrogenase, translated as MKKYFVIGNPINHSLSPKLHNYWLKENKIDAIYDKKKIEEKNLQTVISEVKEKKINGINVTVPFKKAVIPYLDKLSPEAEQTQSVNTILLSNDNLVGHNTDILGFDKAIKNLNFNMQGKKILILGAGGVVPSIIFALNKMNVSKIIISNRTKEKAEHLKSQFHYLEVLDWGDINDFDVIINATSLGLNKESINLDFSKFANNKLFYDVIYNPEETNFLKEGKKLGNRTENGKSMFIYQAFEAFKLWHGIEPQISSDILEILNND; from the coding sequence ATGAAAAAATATTTTGTAATTGGCAATCCTATCAATCATTCTTTATCACCCAAACTTCATAATTATTGGCTCAAAGAAAACAAGATTGACGCCATTTATGATAAAAAAAAAATTGAGGAGAAAAATCTCCAAACTGTAATTTCTGAAGTTAAAGAAAAAAAAATAAACGGTATTAATGTTACAGTTCCGTTCAAAAAAGCAGTAATACCTTATTTAGACAAATTAAGTCCAGAGGCAGAACAAACTCAGTCAGTAAACACAATACTTTTAAGTAATGATAATTTGGTAGGTCATAATACAGATATTCTTGGTTTTGATAAAGCAATTAAAAATTTAAATTTCAATATGCAAGGCAAAAAAATTTTGATTTTAGGCGCTGGTGGAGTCGTTCCTTCAATAATTTTTGCTTTAAACAAAATGAATGTTTCCAAAATAATTATTAGCAACAGAACTAAAGAAAAAGCTGAGCATTTAAAATCTCAATTTCATTATTTAGAGGTATTGGATTGGGGTGATATAAATGATTTTGATGTTATCATAAATGCCACCAGTTTAGGACTAAACAAAGAGTCTATTAATTTAGACTTTTCAAAGTTTGCTAATAACAAACTGTTTTATGATGTAATTTATAATCCTGAAGAAACAAATTTTTTAAAAGAAGGAAAAAAACTTGGCAATAGAACAGAGAATGGTAAATCGATGTTTATTTATCAGGCATTTGAAGCATTCAAATTATGGCATGGAATAGAACCACAGATCAGTAGCGATATACTAGAAATTTTAAATAATGATTAG
- the hemJ gene encoding protoporphyrinogen oxidase HemJ produces MNSYLLFKSLHLIAVVSWMAGLLYLPRIFVYHVENKEKKEATDIFEVMEKRLFFYIMRPAMIFTWVFGLVLIYLNGIDIFSQIWFQIKIVLVILLSAYNDYLGKCLIALKNSTNIRPAKFFRIINEIPTVILIIVVFLAIFKPI; encoded by the coding sequence ATGAATTCATATTTATTATTTAAATCTTTACATTTAATCGCTGTTGTTTCTTGGATGGCTGGCCTTTTATATCTTCCTAGAATTTTTGTTTACCATGTTGAAAATAAAGAAAAAAAAGAAGCAACCGATATATTTGAGGTGATGGAAAAAAGATTATTTTTTTACATTATGCGACCAGCAATGATTTTTACATGGGTTTTTGGATTAGTATTAATTTATCTAAATGGGATAGATATTTTTTCTCAAATATGGTTTCAAATAAAGATTGTTCTTGTGATATTGTTGTCAGCATACAACGATTATTTAGGAAAATGTCTTATTGCTCTAAAAAATTCTACAAATATAAGACCTGCAAAGTTTTTCAGGATAATTAATGAAATACCAACGGTTATTTTAATAATTGTTGTATTTTTAGCTATTTTTAAGCCAATCTAG
- the hemH gene encoding ferrochelatase: protein MIEKNHPPIKYGKTGVLIVNLGTPDSTNWFDIRKYLKEFLSDRRVIEVNPLIWQIILNLFILNLRPSKTAKAYKEIWMKDENISPLLYYTKKQSEKISNLLSKENIIIDFAMRYGNPSIKSKIHKLHKIGCENLVILPLYPQYAAATTATVCDEVYRTLMKMRWQPSLKIIPHYESDPLYIDALVNSINKKINEISWKPDLIIASYHGIPKKYFDKGDPYHCYCHKTTRLVSEKFNSIKIKTTFQSRFGPQEWLQPYTDKTLENLPKEGVKNVLTICPGFASDCVETLEEIQIQAKESFLNSGGENFDMVPCLNDNSDHILLLKSLIERNI, encoded by the coding sequence ATGATTGAAAAAAATCACCCACCCATAAAATACGGCAAAACAGGAGTGCTTATAGTTAATTTGGGCACACCTGATTCTACTAATTGGTTTGATATAAGAAAATATTTAAAAGAATTTCTCTCTGACAGAAGAGTAATTGAAGTAAATCCTTTAATTTGGCAAATAATTTTGAATTTGTTCATTTTAAATTTGAGACCCTCTAAAACCGCTAAAGCATATAAAGAGATTTGGATGAAGGATGAAAATATATCGCCACTTCTTTATTATACAAAAAAGCAAAGTGAGAAAATTTCAAATTTACTATCAAAAGAAAATATTATCATAGATTTTGCTATGAGATATGGAAATCCGAGCATCAAGAGCAAAATTCATAAATTGCATAAAATAGGCTGTGAAAATTTAGTTATACTTCCTCTTTATCCTCAGTATGCGGCAGCTACAACAGCAACAGTTTGTGACGAAGTGTACAGGACTTTAATGAAAATGAGGTGGCAACCGTCCCTAAAAATAATTCCTCATTACGAATCTGACCCACTTTATATTGATGCGCTTGTTAATTCGATTAATAAAAAAATAAATGAAATTAGTTGGAAACCAGATCTGATCATAGCTTCTTATCATGGGATACCAAAAAAATATTTTGATAAAGGTGATCCTTACCATTGTTATTGTCATAAAACGACAAGGCTTGTTTCGGAAAAATTTAATTCAATAAAAATTAAAACAACATTTCAGTCAAGATTTGGTCCACAAGAATGGCTTCAACCATATACTGACAAGACTTTAGAAAATTTACCTAAAGAGGGTGTTAAGAATGTCCTTACAATTTGTCCAGGGTTTGCATCTGATTGTGTAGAGACTTTAGAGGAAATACAAATTCAGGCTAAAGAAAGTTTTTTAAATTCAGGAGGAGAAAATTTTGATATGGTCCCCTGCTTAAATGATAATAGTGATCATATACTTTTATTAAAATCCTTAATTGAAAGAAATATCTAA
- the dnaQ gene encoding DNA polymerase III subunit epsilon yields the protein MKEVVLDTETTGISIKDGHRIVEIGCIELENLIPTKNSFHCYLNPERKVSEKAFEIHGYSDAFLSEQKKFNEISEEFLEFIKDKRLIIHNAEFDLAHINNELSLLGKNRVNNQIIDTLDLARKKFPGSQVSLDALCKRFRIDNSKRTQHTAIIDCDLLAKVYINLIDQKEPKLNFQNFELNSKDEKNSKIDYFKKVIKPTQAELKSHEQYLKKNLNKNFFN from the coding sequence ATGAAAGAAGTTGTACTAGATACCGAAACTACTGGCATTTCAATTAAAGACGGTCACAGAATTGTTGAAATTGGTTGCATAGAACTTGAAAATTTAATTCCAACTAAAAATAGTTTTCATTGCTATCTCAACCCTGAAAGAAAAGTTTCAGAAAAAGCTTTTGAAATACATGGATATTCGGATGCGTTCTTGTCAGAACAAAAAAAATTTAATGAAATTAGTGAAGAATTTTTAGAATTCATTAAAGACAAAAGACTTATAATTCATAATGCTGAATTTGATTTAGCGCATATCAACAATGAACTATCGTTGTTGGGAAAAAATAGGGTTAATAACCAAATTATAGACACCCTCGATCTTGCTAGAAAAAAATTTCCTGGATCCCAAGTAAGTTTGGACGCTTTATGTAAAAGATTTAGAATTGATAATTCTAAGAGAACTCAACATACAGCGATTATAGATTGTGACTTATTAGCAAAAGTTTATATAAACTTAATTGACCAAAAAGAGCCAAAATTAAATTTCCAAAATTTTGAACTTAATAGTAAAGATGAAAAAAATTCAAAAATAGATTATTTTAAGAAAGTAATAAAGCCGACTCAAGCAGAACTAAAAAGTCATGAACAATATTTAAAAAAAAATTTAAATAAAAATTTTTTTAATTAA
- a CDS encoding FxsA family protein codes for MIYIIGLTIIEIYLFISIGSKIGAFSTILLIFLTAITGIYYARYEGIKTLKSAFVQLSKNEPPSYEILSGAGIAFAALLLIIPGFLTDLIGFLLIFPFTRKMMFKKFSNKFKKEKDLKKDYIEGDFEDIEDDNDRKI; via the coding sequence TTGATATACATAATCGGCTTAACTATAATTGAGATTTATCTTTTTATTAGTATTGGTTCTAAGATTGGTGCTTTTTCTACCATATTATTAATTTTCTTAACTGCTATAACAGGTATCTATTATGCAAGATATGAGGGAATAAAAACACTTAAATCAGCTTTTGTTCAGTTAAGTAAAAATGAGCCTCCAAGCTATGAGATTTTATCTGGAGCTGGAATTGCTTTTGCTGCTTTATTACTAATAATTCCAGGATTTTTAACAGATCTAATCGGGTTTTTATTAATTTTTCCTTTTACAAGAAAAATGATGTTTAAAAAATTTTCTAATAAATTTAAAAAAGAAAAAGATTTAAAAAAAGATTACATTGAAGGAGACTTTGAAGATATAGAGGATGATAATGACAGAAAAATTTAA
- the hslU gene encoding ATP-dependent protease ATPase subunit HslU encodes MDNSNVTQLHPKDKSQKEEASLVSSLSPREIVSELDRFVVGQNKAKRAVAVALRNRWRRQALKGEMKNEVLPKNILMIGPTGVGKTEISRRLSKLAEAPFVKVEATRFTEVGYVGRDVEQIVRDLIEIAIAMEKVKKRKEVFAQAQKAAEEKVLDALVGKKASLATRESFRKRLRNGDLDENEIEIAVSDTSSGGASFEIPGMPGANVGMINIGEMIGKSMGSKEKKKKMTVKESHEILINDESDKLIEQDKIIKAAKLSTENNGIVFLDEIDKISARTDRVGGDVSREGVQRDLLPLIEGTTVNTKHGPIKTDHILFIASGAFQLAKPSDLLPELQGRLPIRVELEALTSDDFKRILREPDFSLIKQYVALLKTENVDLEFLDDGIDAIANIASEVNASVENIGARRLHTIIEKILDDISFTATDRSGEKITIDKEYINKNLDSLVKDTDLSKFIL; translated from the coding sequence ATGGACAACTCAAACGTAACACAACTACATCCAAAAGATAAAAGTCAAAAAGAAGAAGCTTCATTAGTAAGCTCTTTATCTCCCAGAGAAATAGTCTCTGAGTTAGATAGATTTGTTGTAGGACAGAACAAAGCGAAAAGGGCTGTTGCTGTTGCATTAAGAAATAGATGGAGAAGACAAGCTCTTAAGGGTGAAATGAAAAATGAAGTTTTACCTAAAAATATTTTAATGATTGGACCAACTGGAGTTGGAAAAACCGAAATCTCAAGAAGACTTTCAAAACTTGCTGAAGCTCCATTTGTAAAAGTTGAAGCTACAAGATTTACAGAAGTTGGCTATGTTGGAAGAGATGTTGAACAAATAGTCAGAGACTTAATTGAAATCGCTATAGCAATGGAAAAGGTGAAGAAAAGAAAAGAAGTTTTCGCCCAAGCCCAAAAAGCAGCTGAGGAAAAAGTTTTGGATGCTTTAGTGGGAAAAAAAGCAAGTTTAGCAACAAGAGAAAGTTTCAGAAAAAGATTGCGAAATGGTGATTTGGATGAGAATGAAATTGAAATAGCTGTGAGTGATACTAGTTCTGGTGGTGCTTCTTTTGAAATACCTGGGATGCCTGGAGCAAATGTTGGAATGATCAATATTGGTGAAATGATAGGCAAGTCAATGGGTAGCAAAGAAAAAAAGAAAAAAATGACAGTAAAAGAATCTCACGAAATTTTAATTAATGACGAATCTGACAAATTAATAGAGCAAGATAAAATTATTAAAGCAGCAAAACTGTCGACTGAAAATAATGGAATAGTATTTCTTGATGAAATTGATAAAATTTCTGCGAGAACTGATAGAGTTGGTGGTGATGTTTCAAGAGAAGGTGTCCAAAGAGATTTATTACCCTTGATCGAAGGAACAACGGTTAATACTAAACATGGACCAATAAAAACTGATCATATCCTTTTTATAGCCTCAGGTGCGTTCCAACTGGCAAAACCATCTGATCTTCTTCCTGAATTACAAGGAAGATTGCCAATAAGAGTAGAGCTAGAAGCTTTAACTAGTGATGATTTTAAAAGAATTTTAAGGGAGCCTGATTTTAGTTTAATCAAACAGTATGTGGCTCTATTAAAGACTGAAAACGTTGATTTAGAATTTTTAGATGATGGTATCGATGCAATTGCAAACATTGCTTCAGAAGTAAATGCCTCAGTTGAAAATATTGGTGCAAGGAGACTACATACTATTATTGAAAAAATTTTAGACGATATCAGTTTTACAGCAACTGATCGTTCAGGTGAGAAAATCACTATTGATAAAGAATATATAAATAAAAACTTAGATAGTTTAGTTAAAGACACTGACCTATCAAAATTTATATTATAA
- the hemE gene encoding uroporphyrinogen decarboxylase, with the protein MKPLNKVIINKDTSFNPIWIMRQAGRYLPEFREIRKENPNFINLCLNDDLSSEITLQPLKRFDLDAAIIFSDILMLPYGLGQKVEFEKNFGPKLGELNINEIARTDEIDFVEKIHRVYKALKKVSSDSILKNRNTIGFTGAPWTLLVYMINQQSPKKNLKKDFFKDDFLINRILLIIEKFLKVHIKNQIDNGANIIQIFDSWAGLLEEKDLPNYVYSPTLNLVNYVKSLNVPVICFPREIKNYKEFCDIVKPDAVSIDYNVDPQKILKDIKIPIQGGLNPKILLTDKETLKKEASKYLEIFRDHPYIFNLGHGILPETNPEMVENLIKIVKDFK; encoded by the coding sequence ATGAAACCTTTAAACAAAGTAATAATTAACAAAGATACTTCGTTCAATCCTATATGGATTATGAGACAGGCTGGTAGATATTTGCCAGAATTTAGAGAAATAAGAAAAGAAAATCCTAATTTTATTAATTTGTGTTTAAATGACGATTTATCTTCAGAAATAACTCTACAACCATTAAAAAGATTTGATCTAGATGCTGCGATAATATTTTCAGATATCTTAATGCTTCCTTATGGATTAGGTCAAAAAGTAGAATTTGAAAAAAACTTTGGGCCAAAATTAGGGGAATTAAATATAAATGAAATTGCAAGGACCGATGAAATTGATTTTGTAGAAAAAATACACCGTGTATATAAAGCATTAAAAAAAGTTAGTTCAGACTCTATTTTAAAAAACAGAAACACTATCGGATTTACTGGTGCTCCATGGACACTATTAGTTTATATGATTAATCAACAATCACCGAAAAAAAATTTAAAAAAAGATTTTTTTAAAGATGATTTTTTAATAAACAGAATATTATTAATTATTGAAAAATTTTTAAAAGTTCATATAAAAAATCAAATTGATAACGGTGCTAATATAATTCAAATTTTTGATAGTTGGGCGGGTCTATTAGAGGAAAAAGATTTACCTAATTATGTTTATTCTCCAACTTTAAATTTAGTAAATTACGTAAAATCTTTAAATGTGCCAGTTATATGTTTTCCTAGAGAAATTAAAAATTATAAAGAGTTTTGTGATATTGTTAAACCTGATGCTGTTAGTATCGACTATAATGTTGATCCACAAAAAATACTTAAAGATATAAAAATACCTATTCAAGGCGGTTTAAATCCTAAAATTTTATTAACAGACAAAGAAACATTAAAAAAAGAAGCATCTAAATATTTGGAAATTTTTCGTGATCATCCATATATATTTAATCTCGGTCATGGTATTTTGCCCGAAACAAATCCTGAAATGGTTGAAAATTTAATTAAAATTGTAAAAGATTTTAAATGA
- a CDS encoding Smr/MutS family protein, whose product MNNNISDKDKKDWQKFINSNEKLPNKDSKNKKQNIIKTKSIDLHGCTLEEANVEIKKFIISCYNNSVKKLIVVTGKGLHSNNLSNPYKSKDLSILKYSVPEFIKNDPQLMNIIINITEANIEDGGSGSFYIYLTKKK is encoded by the coding sequence TTGAACAATAATATTTCAGACAAAGATAAAAAAGATTGGCAAAAATTTATAAATAGTAATGAAAAATTACCCAATAAAGACTCAAAAAATAAAAAACAAAATATTATAAAAACCAAAAGTATTGATTTACATGGCTGTACACTTGAAGAAGCTAACGTAGAAATAAAAAAATTTATAATAAGTTGTTATAATAATAGTGTTAAAAAATTAATTGTTGTTACAGGTAAAGGACTTCATTCAAATAATCTATCAAATCCTTATAAATCAAAAGATCTTAGTATACTTAAATACTCTGTTCCAGAATTTATTAAAAATGATCCACAACTTATGAATATAATTATTAATATTACAGAAGCTAATATAGAGGATGGTGGTAGTGGATCATTTTATATATATTTAACCAAAAAAAAATGA
- a CDS encoding sulfotransferase domain-containing protein, whose product MIIWLASYPKSGNTLLRSILATYFFSNDGIFNFNHLYKIGQFPSLKHFNNLGIDTSNVDEIYSNIIKAQEIINKESKTLKFFKTHSALAKINNNFFTDIKNTLGAIYIVRDPRNVVTSFANHYQIDVDEATKCLINEKFWNYKNDKVPKTFLSSWSQNYNSWKQLNNKRFLIKYEDLIANKKKVLIKLFKFFESLGPKFDLNMIKLNKTIKSTEFEKMKDLEKKEDFHESILNKKTGEKIPFFNMGPKNNWRLTLDKKNKKIIENHFKNEMEELGYL is encoded by the coding sequence ATGATTATTTGGTTAGCATCGTACCCTAAAAGTGGAAATACTCTTTTAAGGAGTATTCTTGCAACTTATTTTTTTTCCAATGATGGAATATTTAATTTTAATCATTTATATAAGATTGGACAATTTCCATCTTTAAAACATTTCAATAATTTAGGAATAGATACTTCAAATGTTGATGAAATTTACTCAAATATAATTAAAGCTCAAGAAATAATAAACAAAGAGTCAAAAACATTAAAATTTTTTAAAACGCATAGTGCTTTAGCTAAAATAAATAATAATTTTTTTACTGATATTAAAAATACTTTAGGTGCAATTTATATTGTGCGCGACCCAAGAAATGTGGTTACATCCTTTGCTAATCATTATCAAATTGATGTAGATGAAGCTACAAAATGTTTGATTAATGAAAAATTTTGGAATTATAAAAATGATAAAGTTCCTAAAACTTTTTTATCTTCTTGGAGCCAAAACTACAATTCATGGAAGCAATTAAATAACAAAAGGTTTTTAATTAAATATGAAGATTTGATAGCAAATAAAAAGAAAGTTCTTATTAAATTATTTAAGTTTTTTGAAAGTTTAGGACCCAAATTTGATCTTAATATGATTAAATTAAATAAAACAATTAAATCCACTGAGTTTGAAAAAATGAAAGATCTAGAAAAAAAAGAGGATTTTCATGAAAGTATATTGAATAAAAAAACAGGAGAAAAAATACCTTTTTTCAATATGGGTCCAAAAAATAACTGGAGATTAACATTAGATAAAAAAAACAAGAAAATTATTGAAAATCACTTTAAAAACGAAATGGAGGAATTAGGATATTTATAA
- a CDS encoding Tim44/TimA family putative adaptor protein yields MNYSFEYIDIILLAMIAGFIFLRLRGILGKRTGFEGKSPAQFKEVLKNIKVDQAIKAKEKFDDEAQKEFLKGAKIAYETIITDFSDNDNKITNAKPLLNKDIYNQFDDALKERAKRGHFAEITFIGVNKAEIKEHKKIGNILNVTVDFIAEVITCIRDKDKKIVSGDPEKIKKIYDTWIFSRDTTSANPNWQLVNILT; encoded by the coding sequence ATGAATTACAGCTTTGAATATATCGATATAATTTTACTTGCAATGATTGCTGGATTTATTTTTTTGAGGCTGAGGGGAATACTGGGTAAAAGAACTGGTTTTGAGGGAAAATCACCTGCCCAATTTAAAGAGGTTTTAAAAAATATTAAAGTGGATCAAGCTATAAAAGCAAAAGAGAAGTTTGATGATGAAGCTCAAAAGGAATTTTTAAAAGGTGCAAAAATAGCTTATGAAACAATTATTACGGATTTCAGTGATAATGATAATAAGATCACAAATGCAAAACCTCTGTTAAATAAAGATATATATAATCAATTTGATGATGCATTGAAAGAAAGAGCAAAAAGGGGTCATTTCGCAGAAATAACATTTATTGGAGTTAATAAAGCAGAGATTAAGGAGCATAAAAAAATTGGTAATATTTTAAATGTAACAGTGGATTTTATAGCAGAGGTGATTACTTGCATAAGAGATAAAGATAAAAAAATTGTTTCTGGAGATCCTGAAAAAATTAAAAAAATTTATGATACTTGGATTTTTTCACGAGATACCACATCAGCAAATCCAAATTGGCAGCTAGTAAATATATTAACATAA
- a CDS encoding Maf family protein yields the protein MLNKIILASKSEVRKKILDKNNIKCVVEPSNVDEEPVKESLLKEQVSSEIISKNLAELKANKVSMKKNDEIVLGADSVIDLEGELISKPETREEAMEILRKLNGKSHFLISSVCISKNGSMIWNYTDKAKLTMKNFTDNELKNYLSKIPDETLYAYNVYQIEGEGRSLFASIEGDEDTIMGLPVKKIKEYIRLLR from the coding sequence ATGTTAAATAAAATTATTCTCGCTTCAAAAAGCGAAGTTAGAAAAAAGATTTTAGATAAAAATAATATAAAATGTGTTGTTGAGCCTTCAAACGTAGATGAGGAGCCCGTTAAAGAAAGCTTATTAAAAGAACAGGTAAGTTCAGAAATAATTTCAAAAAATTTAGCCGAATTAAAAGCAAACAAAGTTAGCATGAAAAAAAATGACGAAATAGTATTAGGAGCAGATAGTGTGATAGATTTGGAGGGCGAACTGATATCTAAACCAGAAACTAGAGAAGAGGCAATGGAAATATTAAGAAAACTTAACGGTAAATCACATTTTTTAATTAGTTCTGTTTGTATATCAAAAAATGGATCTATGATTTGGAATTATACAGATAAAGCAAAACTAACTATGAAAAATTTTACTGATAATGAATTAAAAAATTATTTATCTAAAATACCCGATGAAACTCTTTATGCATACAATGTCTACCAAATAGAAGGAGAGGGCAGAAGCTTGTTTGCAAGCATAGAGGGTGATGAAGATACAATTATGGGTCTACCTGTTAAAAAAATTAAGGAATACATAAGATTATTGAGATGA
- the coaE gene encoding dephospho-CoA kinase (Dephospho-CoA kinase (CoaE) performs the final step in coenzyme A biosynthesis.), producing MIRIGILGNIGSGKSYVAKNFGYPVFNADYEVSKLYKKDKKIFKKLKKKLPKYISSFPINKNEITKAILSNKVNLKKIITIVHLEIRKILKLFLKKNRNKKVIILDIPLLLENKINNKDDILVFVDSKKIEIEKRLKKRLNFNRKLINKFKKIQFSSSYKKRRSNFIIKNNFKKKSLNKSINKILNEIL from the coding sequence ATGATTAGAATTGGAATTTTAGGAAATATAGGTTCGGGAAAAAGTTATGTTGCCAAAAATTTTGGATACCCAGTGTTTAATGCAGATTACGAAGTTTCAAAACTTTATAAAAAAGATAAAAAAATATTTAAAAAATTAAAGAAAAAATTACCAAAATATATTTCTTCATTTCCGATAAATAAGAATGAAATTACAAAAGCGATATTAAGCAATAAAGTTAATTTAAAAAAAATAATTACCATTGTTCATCTAGAAATTAGAAAAATATTAAAATTATTTTTGAAAAAAAATAGAAACAAAAAGGTTATAATTCTTGATATTCCTTTGTTGTTAGAAAATAAAATTAATAATAAAGATGATATTTTAGTTTTTGTAGACTCTAAAAAAATTGAAATAGAAAAAAGATTAAAAAAAAGATTAAATTTTAATCGTAAACTTATAAATAAGTTCAAAAAAATTCAATTTTCTTCTTCTTACAAAAAGAGAAGATCAAACTTTATTATTAAAAATAATTTTAAGAAAAAATCTTTAAATAAGAGTATAAATAAAATATTAAATGAAATTTTATAA